Proteins from a single region of Phycisphaeraceae bacterium D3-23:
- a CDS encoding EVE domain-containing protein, with protein sequence MNYWLIKTEPGTWSWDDQMKSPRKTTEWDGVKNHQANNNLKAMAKGDRCFFYHSVNDKCVVGIVEVSKAWVQDPKKPDEPWGYPCVKAVEKLPTPVTLADVKQNPKLDAMVLVKNSRLSVQPVTANEWKLVCKMGGLK encoded by the coding sequence ATGAACTACTGGCTGATCAAAACCGAACCGGGCACCTGGTCGTGGGACGACCAGATGAAGTCGCCACGCAAGACCACCGAGTGGGACGGCGTGAAGAACCACCAGGCGAACAACAATCTCAAGGCGATGGCCAAGGGCGACCGCTGCTTCTTCTACCACTCGGTGAACGACAAGTGCGTCGTGGGCATTGTGGAGGTAAGTAAGGCCTGGGTGCAGGACCCCAAGAAGCCGGACGAGCCCTGGGGGTATCCGTGTGTGAAGGCGGTCGAGAAGCTGCCGACGCCGGTGACGCTGGCGGACGTCAAGCAGAACCCGAAGCTGGACGCGATGGTGCTGGTGAAGAACTCTCGTCTGAGTGTGCAGCCGGTGACGGCGAACGAATGGAAGCTCGTCTGCAAGATGGGCGGATTGAAGTAA
- a CDS encoding glutamate--tRNA ligase family protein, translating into MTPPPETEYVPTDRPVVTRFAPSPTGALHIGGARTALFAWAFAKKHSGRFILRVEDTDLKRSSPESTKGILRDLAWLGLFSDEGPKYPCGKHGCGCGKAVDDAGYDPYDRDRQLGDNGPYFQSQRAADGIYDKYVQLLLDAGKAYEDDGAVRFRMDKTIAFTDAVFGNISVGQDDLEDFVIRKGEDGGKLPTFHFAVVVDDALMEVTHVIRGQEHLSNTTKHAALYDALAEVTGDADTWRRPVWVHTPSIMNPGGSKMSKRDKAKAVRNAIVHNPDAIDMNEAINFVKTEMFGSLIPIEESMPAQLDSSVNSKLMSRIQHKGNVPDDFAGSPVTAATDEYTRFIDGENDNAVMAYLLAMFIQENVPELDLKLPEIEVDDFRGAGYLQSALLNYIALLGWNPGDDIEHFDLDFLCEKFSLERIGKSNSTFDRTKLKDFNATAVRALDIDTFVSRMTKFVEAYRPIWAEASVFTDAAKWQAFCSAVQERTHVLPEPLEMNAFLIANDDAVAYDFTPKAIRKAMMGNDAQGVTLLEEMLTAFAQLPAEGFGAAAHEKINALAEASGINMGKFAQPVRIAVSGGPVTPPIDVTLELLGKEATLARMRRCVAAAKAHLETISQ; encoded by the coding sequence ATGACCCCGCCCCCGGAAACCGAATACGTGCCTACCGACCGCCCTGTCGTCACCCGCTTCGCGCCCAGCCCGACCGGGGCGCTGCACATCGGCGGTGCGCGCACCGCGCTGTTTGCGTGGGCCTTTGCCAAGAAGCACAGCGGCCGGTTCATCCTCCGCGTCGAGGACACCGACCTCAAACGGTCCAGCCCGGAATCGACCAAGGGCATCCTCCGCGACCTCGCCTGGCTCGGGCTGTTCTCCGACGAAGGGCCCAAGTACCCCTGCGGCAAGCACGGCTGCGGCTGTGGCAAGGCCGTGGACGACGCGGGCTACGACCCCTACGACCGCGACCGCCAGCTCGGCGACAACGGTCCGTACTTCCAGAGCCAGCGCGCAGCCGACGGTATCTACGACAAGTATGTCCAGTTGTTGCTCGACGCCGGCAAGGCCTATGAGGACGACGGGGCCGTGCGTTTCCGGATGGATAAGACAATCGCGTTCACCGACGCGGTATTCGGCAACATCAGTGTTGGCCAGGACGACCTCGAAGATTTCGTGATCCGCAAGGGGGAGGACGGCGGGAAGCTGCCGACGTTCCACTTCGCCGTGGTCGTGGATGACGCCCTGATGGAAGTCACCCACGTCATCCGCGGGCAGGAGCACCTGAGCAACACGACCAAGCACGCGGCGCTGTACGACGCCCTGGCCGAGGTCACCGGCGACGCCGACACGTGGCGGCGGCCGGTGTGGGTGCATACCCCGTCGATCATGAACCCCGGTGGCTCGAAGATGAGCAAGCGGGATAAGGCGAAGGCGGTACGAAATGCGATTGTGCATAATCCCGATGCAATTGACATGAATGAGGCAATCAACTTTGTCAAGACAGAGATGTTTGGGTCACTGATTCCGATTGAAGAAAGTATGCCCGCTCAGTTGGATTCGTCCGTTAACAGTAAACTTATGTCTCGTATCCAGCATAAAGGTAATGTTCCTGATGACTTTGCCGGCTCACCAGTTACAGCAGCTACAGATGAGTACACCAGATTTATAGATGGCGAGAATGACAATGCCGTGATGGCATACCTTCTTGCGATGTTCATTCAGGAAAATGTTCCTGAGTTGGATTTGAAGTTGCCCGAGATAGAGGTAGATGATTTTCGAGGAGCCGGCTACCTCCAAAGCGCCCTGCTCAACTACATCGCCCTGCTCGGCTGGAACCCCGGCGACGACATCGAGCACTTCGACCTGGATTTTCTCTGCGAGAAGTTCTCGCTGGAGCGGATCGGCAAGAGCAATTCAACGTTCGATCGTACGAAGCTCAAGGACTTCAACGCGACGGCGGTCCGTGCGTTGGATATCGATACGTTTGTGAGTCGCATGACGAAGTTTGTCGAGGCATACCGCCCCATCTGGGCTGAGGCGTCTGTGTTCACGGACGCTGCGAAGTGGCAGGCGTTCTGCTCTGCGGTGCAGGAGCGGACGCATGTGTTGCCTGAGCCGTTGGAGATGAATGCGTTTTTGATCGCGAATGATGACGCGGTTGCGTACGACTTCACGCCCAAGGCGATCCGCAAGGCGATGATGGGCAACGATGCGCAGGGTGTGACGCTGCTTGAGGAAATGCTCACGGCGTTTGCGCAACTGCCGGCCGAGGGGTTTGGGGCCGCGGCGCACGAGAAGATCAACGCGCTGGCCGAGGCGTCCGGGATCAACATGGGCAAATTTGCGCAGCCGGTGCGGATCGCGGTGTCCGGGGGGCCGGTGACGCCGCCGATCGATGTGACGCTGGAGCTGCTGGGCAAGGAGGCGACGCTGGCGCGGATGCGGCGTTGTGTGGCGGCGGCAAAGGCGCATCTGGAAACGATATCACAATAG
- a CDS encoding PfkB family carbohydrate kinase, with product MSLIVTGSVGIDTIETPDGQRADEVLGGSSIYFAAGASYFTNVRLVAAVGDDFPDHLHRQFAQFDVCTQGLEQGAGSKTFRWHGRYHENMNDRDTLEVQLNVLGEALAPVPDGYRDSKYIFLANSHPAAQLSLLDQFPDRKLVVADTMDLWIETERGLLKDLLKRLDGFVLNDSEAKLLTGENNIIRAADAVLAMGPTFVVVKKGEHGAILRHRDGTGVLPAYPAADVVDPTGAGDSFASGMMGYLCEQDDTSLAAIRRAMAYGTVVASYTIEKFSTDRLAEIDRSHLDARLADFAGHLRIAGE from the coding sequence ATGAGCTTGATCGTGACCGGCAGCGTGGGCATCGACACCATCGAAACGCCTGACGGCCAACGGGCGGACGAGGTGCTGGGGGGCTCGTCGATCTACTTCGCGGCCGGGGCGTCGTACTTCACAAATGTCCGGCTGGTCGCGGCGGTCGGCGACGACTTCCCCGACCACCTGCACCGGCAGTTCGCACAGTTCGATGTGTGTACCCAGGGGCTGGAGCAGGGCGCAGGGTCGAAGACGTTCCGCTGGCACGGGCGGTACCACGAGAACATGAACGACCGCGACACGCTGGAGGTGCAACTCAACGTGCTGGGCGAGGCGCTCGCGCCGGTGCCCGACGGATACCGCGATTCGAAGTACATCTTCCTGGCCAACTCGCACCCGGCGGCGCAGCTGTCGCTGCTGGACCAGTTCCCCGACCGAAAGCTCGTCGTCGCGGACACCATGGACCTGTGGATCGAGACCGAGCGGGGGCTGCTCAAGGATCTGCTAAAACGGCTCGACGGTTTTGTGCTCAACGACTCGGAGGCGAAGCTGCTGACGGGCGAGAACAACATCATCCGCGCGGCCGACGCGGTGCTGGCGATGGGGCCGACGTTCGTGGTGGTGAAGAAAGGCGAGCACGGCGCGATCCTCCGGCACCGCGATGGCACAGGCGTCCTGCCCGCCTACCCGGCTGCGGATGTCGTTGACCCGACCGGCGCGGGCGACTCGTTCGCCAGCGGGATGATGGGCTACCTCTGTGAGCAGGACGACACGTCGCTGGCCGCGATCAGACGCGCGATGGCCTATGGCACCGTCGTCGCGAGCTACACGATCGAGAAGTTCTCGACAGATCGGCTGGCGGAGATCGACCGTTCGCATCTCGATGCTCGGCTTGCGGATTTCGCGGGGCACTTACGAATCGCGGGGGAGTGA
- a CDS encoding ATP-dependent Clp protease ATP-binding subunit, with protein sequence MFERFTDRARKVMALANQEAQRFNHEYIGTEHILLGLVKEGSGVGANVLKNLNVDLRKVRLEVEKLVKSGPDMVTMGKLPQTPRAKKVIEFAIEEARTLNHNYVGTEHLLLGLLREHEGVAAQVLMNLGLKLEEVREEVLELLGAGVEPDEVDEGGKPEGEAGGGGSGSSRSSGKSKSKTPALDSFGRDLTEMAREGSLDPVIGRAKEIERLVQILCRRTKNNPVLLGEAGVGKTAIVEGLAQQIILQDVPEILLDQRIVVLDLAMMVAGTKYRGQFEERIKAVMNEVRRAKNVLLFIDELHTLVGAGGAEGAIDASNVLKPALSRGEIQCIGATTFDEYRKYIEKDNALARRFQAITVNPPNREDTIEILKGLRERYEQHHRVKITDEAVETAVEMSERYITARVQPDKSIDVIDEAGARIRLKSMSKPPDLADIEEKIERLSVDKDEAVKAADYEKAAELRDEAESLRREKEQIQRDWRAKAREIDGVVDAETIAEVVSKMTGVPLTRLEKAESQRLLQLEEELHKTVVSQDEAVKTVSKAIRVSRAGLRDPRLPVGSFMFIGPSGVGKTLLAKALAEFMFGDQDSLIRIDMSEYMEKHNVSRLIGAPPGYVGYEEGGQLTEQIRRRPYSVVLLDEIEKAHPDVYNMLLQIMEEGQLTDSFGRHVDFRNVILILTSNVGADLIKNKAGFGFAKHDPDADYDKIKKTLTTEIERYFRPEFINRLDDIIVFRPLDRKDLYTVVDFELAKVFKRLEEREMILELDEKAKEFLIDKGYNPDFGARPLRRAIGQYVEDPLSESILKGDIHEGQVIRVTREDEKDHLSFDAVDKPADPGDDEGGDDDGPKDGSDTPAAPAGAESA encoded by the coding sequence ATGTTTGAACGATTTACAGACCGCGCCCGCAAAGTGATGGCCCTGGCCAACCAGGAGGCCCAGCGCTTCAACCACGAATACATCGGCACCGAGCACATCCTGCTCGGGCTGGTCAAAGAGGGCTCGGGCGTCGGCGCGAACGTCCTCAAGAACCTCAACGTCGACCTGCGCAAGGTCCGCCTCGAGGTCGAGAAGCTCGTGAAGTCCGGCCCCGACATGGTCACGATGGGCAAGCTGCCCCAGACCCCGCGCGCCAAGAAGGTGATCGAGTTCGCCATCGAAGAGGCCCGCACACTCAACCACAACTACGTCGGCACCGAGCACCTGCTGCTCGGCCTGCTGCGCGAGCACGAAGGCGTCGCGGCGCAGGTCCTGATGAACCTTGGGCTCAAGCTCGAAGAGGTCCGCGAAGAAGTTCTCGAACTGCTCGGCGCGGGCGTTGAGCCCGACGAGGTCGACGAGGGCGGCAAGCCCGAGGGCGAAGCCGGCGGCGGCGGAAGCGGCTCCAGCCGGTCGTCGGGCAAGAGCAAAAGCAAGACGCCCGCGCTCGACAGCTTCGGTCGCGACCTGACCGAGATGGCGCGCGAGGGCTCGCTCGACCCGGTCATCGGCCGGGCCAAGGAGATTGAACGCCTGGTGCAGATCCTCTGCCGACGCACGAAGAACAACCCCGTCCTCCTCGGCGAGGCCGGCGTGGGCAAGACCGCGATCGTCGAAGGCCTCGCCCAGCAGATCATCCTGCAGGACGTCCCCGAGATCCTGCTGGACCAGCGGATCGTGGTGCTGGACCTGGCGATGATGGTCGCGGGCACGAAGTACCGCGGTCAGTTTGAGGAACGCATCAAGGCCGTGATGAACGAGGTGCGTCGCGCTAAGAACGTCCTGCTGTTCATCGACGAGCTGCACACGCTGGTCGGGGCGGGCGGCGCGGAGGGCGCGATCGACGCGAGCAACGTCCTCAAGCCCGCGCTCAGCCGCGGCGAGATCCAGTGCATCGGCGCGACGACGTTCGACGAGTACCGCAAGTACATCGAGAAGGACAACGCGCTGGCCCGCCGGTTCCAGGCGATCACCGTGAACCCGCCCAACCGCGAGGACACGATCGAGATCCTCAAAGGGCTCCGCGAACGTTACGAGCAGCACCACCGCGTGAAGATCACCGACGAGGCGGTCGAAACCGCCGTCGAGATGAGCGAGCGCTACATCACGGCGCGGGTGCAGCCCGACAAGTCGATCGACGTGATCGACGAGGCCGGCGCGCGCATCCGGCTCAAGTCGATGAGCAAGCCCCCGGACCTCGCGGACATCGAAGAGAAGATCGAGCGGCTCAGCGTCGACAAGGACGAGGCCGTGAAGGCCGCGGACTACGAGAAGGCCGCGGAGCTTCGGGACGAGGCGGAGTCGCTGCGTCGTGAGAAGGAACAGATCCAGCGCGACTGGCGTGCCAAGGCGCGTGAGATCGATGGCGTCGTGGACGCCGAGACGATCGCCGAGGTCGTGAGCAAGATGACGGGCGTGCCGCTGACCCGGCTCGAAAAGGCCGAGTCCCAGCGTCTGCTCCAGCTCGAAGAAGAACTGCACAAGACCGTCGTGTCGCAGGACGAGGCGGTCAAGACCGTGTCCAAGGCGATCCGCGTCTCCCGGGCCGGGCTGCGCGACCCGCGTTTGCCCGTGGGCTCGTTCATGTTCATCGGGCCGTCGGGTGTCGGCAAGACCCTGCTCGCCAAGGCGCTGGCCGAGTTCATGTTCGGCGACCAGGACTCGCTCATCCGCATCGACATGTCCGAGTACATGGAGAAGCACAACGTGTCGCGCCTTATCGGCGCGCCTCCCGGCTATGTCGGCTACGAAGAGGGCGGCCAACTCACCGAGCAGATCCGCCGTCGGCCGTACTCCGTCGTGCTGCTCGATGAGATCGAGAAGGCGCACCCGGACGTCTACAACATGCTCCTCCAGATCATGGAAGAGGGCCAGCTCACCGACTCGTTCGGCCGGCACGTCGACTTCCGCAATGTGATCCTGATCCTGACAAGCAACGTCGGCGCGGACCTCATCAAGAACAAGGCGGGCTTCGGCTTCGCCAAGCACGACCCCGACGCCGACTATGACAAGATCAAGAAGACACTCACGACCGAGATCGAGCGGTACTTCCGTCCCGAGTTCATCAACCGGCTCGACGACATCATCGTCTTCCGCCCGCTGGACCGGAAGGACCTGTACACGGTCGTCGACTTCGAGCTGGCTAAGGTCTTCAAGCGTCTCGAAGAGCGCGAGATGATCCTGGAGCTCGACGAGAAGGCCAAGGAGTTCTTGATCGACAAGGGGTACAACCCCGACTTCGGCGCTCGGCCGCTCCGCCGCGCGATCGGCCAGTACGTCGAGGACCCGCTGTCCGAGTCGATCCTCAAGGGCGACATCCACGAGGGCCAGGTCATCCGCGTGACCCGTGAGGATGAGAAGGACCACCTGAGTTTCGACGCCGTCGATAAGCCCGCCGACCCGGGCGATGACGAAGGCGGCGACGACGATGGTCCCAAGGACGGCAGCGATACACCCGCCGCGCCGGCGGGGGCGGAGTCGGCCTGA
- a CDS encoding VOC family protein: MTVPYKCEGFHTATPYLICKDAKAAIDFYKKAFNATEIMQLDMPDGRLAHGEIKIGDSPIMLSDEHPDMNIRGPKTLGGTPVSIMLYVEDSDAMFAQALAAGAKELRPVKDQFYGDRSGTLEDPFGHHWTISTHKEDVPPEELETRMKAAMGG; the protein is encoded by the coding sequence ATGACCGTCCCCTACAAGTGCGAAGGCTTCCACACCGCCACCCCCTACCTCATCTGCAAAGACGCCAAGGCCGCGATCGACTTCTACAAAAAAGCGTTCAACGCGACCGAGATCATGCAACTCGATATGCCTGATGGCCGACTCGCACACGGCGAAATCAAGATCGGCGACTCGCCCATCATGCTCTCCGATGAGCACCCCGACATGAACATCCGAGGCCCCAAAACCCTGGGCGGCACACCCGTCTCCATCATGCTCTACGTCGAAGACTCCGACGCGATGTTTGCCCAGGCCCTCGCCGCCGGCGCGAAAGAACTCCGCCCCGTCAAAGACCAGTTTTACGGCGACCGCTCCGGCACCCTCGAAGACCCGTTCGGCCACCACTGGACGATCTCGACCCACAAAGAAGACGTCCCGCCCGAAGAACTCGAAACACGCATGAAAGCCGCGATGGGCGGGTAG
- a CDS encoding GGDEF domain-containing protein — protein sequence MAIHEELLERVLRSPRLPSIPAVALKIIDLVQQDEVDMDEIAETIKHDPALSTKILKTVNSSFYGQPKTISSINQALIVLGLNSVKTLALGFSLVGNLTEAGGEGFDHVAFWKRSLYSATASKEICDIAGIVQAEEVFMSSLLQDVGMLALGQVLGSEYAHLLKQAGEDHRKLVGLEQEALSGDHAEVGGALAERWGLPPVLSEPIRFHESPEDAEEIVTPLVRAVVAGGYIADLLLAPDDAETVGACGELLESWYGLDPEKAKPLLAQIQSHAAEIQRLFDLPTGELGSAEEILLRANEALERIGLNAAKTAHELARDNKQLRQEANTDCLTGIGNRRSFDRCVAEAFIHATAQAPMSVLFLDIDHFKRFNDAHGHTVGDEVLRLYAKVLTQTLGEEGECFRYGGEEFAIVAPRMDRKLAAELAERVREAIDQQVRVVVEDGVARNVTTSVGVASYEGVFFKRADQVVKAADRGVYAAKQAGRNCVRVFVPKVVPKSDAA from the coding sequence TTGGCGATCCACGAAGAACTTCTCGAACGCGTGTTGCGATCACCCCGCCTGCCCAGCATCCCGGCGGTGGCGCTGAAGATCATCGACCTGGTCCAGCAGGACGAGGTCGATATGGACGAGATCGCCGAGACGATCAAGCACGACCCCGCGCTCTCCACCAAGATCCTCAAGACGGTCAACTCCAGTTTCTACGGCCAGCCCAAGACCATCAGCTCCATCAACCAGGCGCTGATCGTCCTCGGGCTTAACAGCGTCAAGACCCTTGCGTTGGGTTTCAGCTTGGTCGGCAATCTGACCGAGGCGGGCGGCGAGGGGTTTGACCATGTCGCCTTCTGGAAGCGGTCGCTCTACAGCGCGACGGCGTCGAAGGAGATCTGTGACATCGCGGGCATCGTGCAGGCGGAGGAGGTCTTCATGTCCTCGCTGCTGCAGGACGTCGGGATGCTGGCGCTTGGCCAGGTACTGGGCTCGGAGTATGCACATCTTCTGAAGCAGGCTGGCGAAGACCACCGCAAGCTCGTTGGGCTGGAGCAAGAGGCGCTATCGGGCGACCACGCGGAGGTCGGCGGGGCGCTGGCCGAGCGATGGGGGCTGCCACCTGTCTTGTCCGAGCCGATCCGTTTCCATGAGTCTCCCGAAGATGCTGAGGAGATCGTCACGCCGCTGGTACGTGCGGTAGTCGCGGGCGGCTACATCGCCGACCTGCTGCTGGCACCGGATGACGCCGAGACCGTTGGGGCCTGCGGCGAGTTGCTCGAGAGCTGGTATGGCCTGGATCCGGAGAAGGCCAAGCCGCTGCTCGCGCAGATCCAGAGCCATGCCGCAGAGATACAGCGCCTCTTCGATTTGCCCACGGGTGAGTTAGGCAGCGCAGAAGAGATCCTGCTCCGCGCGAATGAAGCGCTCGAGCGCATCGGCCTCAACGCGGCGAAGACTGCGCATGAACTTGCGCGCGATAACAAACAGCTCCGGCAGGAGGCCAACACCGACTGCCTCACCGGCATCGGTAACCGACGCAGCTTTGACCGCTGCGTCGCCGAGGCGTTTATCCACGCAACGGCCCAAGCGCCGATGAGTGTCCTGTTCCTCGATATCGACCACTTCAAGCGGTTTAATGATGCCCACGGCCACACGGTCGGCGACGAGGTCCTGAGGCTGTACGCCAAGGTATTGACCCAGACGCTGGGCGAAGAAGGCGAGTGCTTCCGCTACGGGGGCGAGGAGTTCGCAATCGTCGCGCCGCGGATGGATCGCAAGTTAGCCGCAGAACTCGCCGAACGCGTGCGCGAAGCGATCGACCAGCAAGTCCGTGTCGTAGTCGAAGACGGAGTTGCCCGCAACGTCACCACTTCGGTCGGCGTAGCCAGCTACGAGGGCGTATTCTTCAAACGGGCGGACCAGGTCGTCAAGGCCGCCGACCGTGGAGTTTACGCCGCAAAGCAGGCCGGGCGGAACTGTGTGCGAGTGTTCGTGCCGAAGGTTGTGCCGAAGTCCGACGCGGCGTAG
- a CDS encoding glutamine--tRNA ligase/YqeY domain fusion protein encodes MSPTQQPDAPAENFIRQIVADDLASGKHSAPVTRFPPEPNGYLHLGHATAVNLSHSIARDFGGAFHLRFDDTNPAKEEQRYIDALKEDIAWLGADWGAHEYYTSDYFDTLYAWARVLIERGLAYVDDQSIEEMRANRGTVTAPGKASPFRDRSPAESLDLFERMKQGEFPSGAKVLRAKIDMASPNMLLRDPPMYRILHDTHPRTGSDWCIYPMYDWAHGQSDWIEGITHSLCSQEFETHRPLYNWFIEQLDAADAGPDSVEHHPRQIEFARNNVTGMMMSKRNLLALVEEGHVAGWDDPRMPTIAGLRRRGYTPVSITKFCDLAGMSKRDKTLEMSLLEHCVREDLNKTALRRSCVLDPLKVVITNYPEGQVEHMSAVNNPEDESAGTREVPFSRELYIQREDFLEDAPKKFFRLSLGREVRLRFGYWITCTDIVKDDAGNVTELHCTYDPETRGGNNPPPDEEGKVRKVKGTIHWVSAAHAIPAEVRLYDRLFTTDDPNEGKNDGRDWRDNLNPESLTVVQAVCEPALAETTPGDPIQFERVGFFTPDLESTPGPGSESKLIFNRTATLRDSWAKQVKKG; translated from the coding sequence ATGAGCCCCACCCAACAGCCCGATGCGCCCGCCGAGAACTTCATCCGCCAGATCGTCGCTGATGATCTCGCCAGCGGGAAGCACAGCGCCCCGGTCACGCGCTTCCCGCCCGAGCCCAACGGCTACCTCCACCTGGGCCACGCCACGGCCGTGAACCTGTCCCACAGCATCGCCCGCGACTTCGGCGGCGCGTTCCACCTCCGCTTCGACGACACGAACCCGGCCAAGGAAGAACAGCGCTACATCGACGCGCTCAAGGAAGATATCGCCTGGCTCGGGGCCGACTGGGGTGCCCACGAGTACTACACCAGCGACTACTTCGACACGCTCTACGCCTGGGCCCGGGTGCTGATCGAGCGCGGGCTGGCCTATGTCGACGACCAGTCCATCGAGGAAATGCGTGCCAATCGCGGGACCGTCACGGCACCCGGCAAGGCCTCGCCGTTCCGTGACCGATCCCCTGCGGAATCGCTCGACCTCTTCGAGCGCATGAAGCAAGGCGAGTTCCCCAGCGGCGCGAAGGTGCTCCGCGCGAAGATCGACATGGCGTCGCCCAACATGCTGCTGCGCGACCCGCCGATGTACCGCATCCTCCACGACACCCACCCCCGCACGGGCTCGGACTGGTGCATCTACCCCATGTACGACTGGGCGCACGGCCAGTCGGACTGGATCGAAGGCATCACCCACTCGCTGTGCTCCCAGGAGTTCGAGACCCACCGCCCGCTGTACAACTGGTTTATCGAGCAGCTTGACGCGGCCGACGCCGGGCCCGACAGCGTCGAACACCACCCCCGCCAGATCGAGTTTGCGCGCAACAACGTCACCGGCATGATGATGAGTAAACGCAATCTGCTCGCGCTGGTCGAAGAGGGCCACGTCGCCGGCTGGGACGATCCGCGCATGCCCACCATCGCCGGGCTCCGCCGGCGGGGCTACACACCCGTTTCGATCACGAAGTTCTGTGACCTGGCGGGCATGTCTAAGCGCGACAAGACGCTGGAGATGTCGCTGCTCGAACACTGTGTGCGTGAAGACCTCAACAAGACGGCGCTTCGCCGGAGCTGTGTGCTCGACCCGCTCAAGGTCGTCATCACCAACTACCCCGAGGGCCAGGTCGAGCATATGTCGGCCGTGAACAACCCGGAGGACGAATCGGCCGGGACGCGGGAGGTGCCGTTCTCGCGCGAGCTGTACATCCAGCGCGAAGATTTTCTCGAAGATGCGCCTAAGAAGTTCTTCCGGCTGTCGCTGGGCCGCGAGGTCCGCCTGCGCTTCGGCTACTGGATCACGTGCACCGACATCGTCAAAGACGACGCGGGCAACGTCACCGAGCTGCACTGCACCTACGACCCCGAGACGCGCGGCGGCAACAACCCGCCGCCCGACGAAGAGGGCAAGGTCCGCAAGGTCAAAGGTACGATCCACTGGGTCAGCGCTGCGCACGCCATCCCCGCCGAGGTGCGCCTGTACGACCGGCTGTTCACGACGGACGACCCCAACGAAGGCAAGAACGACGGCCGCGACTGGCGCGACAACCTCAACCCCGAGAGCTTGACCGTCGTCCAAGCCGTGTGCGAGCCCGCGCTGGCCGAGACGACCCCCGGCGACCCGATCCAGTTCGAACGTGTGGGCTTCTTCACGCCGGACCTGGAAAGCACGCCCGGCCCAGGAAGTGAAAGCAAACTCATCTTCAACCGCACGGCCACACTGCGTGATTCGTGGGCGAAGCAGGTGAAGAAGGGGTAG
- a CDS encoding PA0069 family radical SAM protein — translation MHGNTNDHDRDHEAGEFDYRDALPGATPGHRRGAGLNPGNRFEANRVHQLGEFLDYERHERERELAESVGPGGRPLAGVKVADVPGGGRVVPLQIFADKTKSIINRVTPTSDVPFDWTLNPYRGCEHGCIYCFARPYHEYLGFSMGEDFETKIVAKHNAPDMLKQELAKTKWKPEPIVMSAITDIYQPIEKELRIARGCLEVMADCSQPVTTMTKNTLVLRDTELWAGLSAINAGRVTVTLVTLDANLAAVLEPRASSPIGRLRVIRELSKAGVNVSVNIAPVIPGLTDHEVPAIMEQIAQAGAKRVAWVMLRLPYQLKELFLDWLQRHVPDRAARVESLLRQAHGGKLYNAKKGQRGRGRGAIAVNTAKVFDVCCRRHGLNRDVRPLSGKSFRRPEVGGQMGLF, via the coding sequence ATGCACGGAAACACAAACGACCATGACCGTGATCACGAAGCGGGCGAGTTCGACTACCGCGATGCGCTCCCGGGCGCGACGCCCGGGCATCGGCGTGGCGCGGGGCTCAACCCGGGCAACCGCTTCGAGGCCAACCGCGTGCATCAGCTCGGTGAGTTTCTGGACTACGAGCGGCACGAGCGGGAGCGCGAGTTGGCCGAGTCGGTGGGCCCGGGCGGCAGGCCGCTGGCCGGAGTGAAGGTGGCGGACGTGCCGGGCGGCGGCCGGGTGGTCCCGCTGCAAATTTTTGCGGACAAGACAAAGTCGATCATCAACCGCGTGACGCCGACGTCGGACGTGCCGTTCGACTGGACGCTGAACCCGTACCGCGGCTGCGAGCACGGCTGCATCTACTGCTTCGCGCGGCCGTACCACGAGTACCTCGGGTTCTCGATGGGCGAGGACTTCGAGACGAAGATCGTCGCCAAGCACAACGCCCCCGACATGCTCAAGCAGGAGCTGGCCAAGACGAAGTGGAAGCCCGAGCCGATCGTGATGTCGGCGATCACGGACATCTACCAGCCGATCGAGAAGGAGCTGCGGATCGCGCGGGGGTGCCTGGAGGTGATGGCGGATTGCTCGCAGCCCGTGACGACGATGACGAAGAACACGCTGGTGCTGCGCGACACGGAGCTGTGGGCGGGGCTGTCGGCGATCAACGCGGGCCGGGTGACGGTGACGCTCGTGACGCTCGACGCAAACTTGGCGGCCGTGCTCGAGCCGCGCGCCAGTTCGCCGATCGGCCGGCTGCGGGTGATCCGGGAACTGTCCAAAGCGGGCGTCAACGTGTCGGTCAATATCGCGCCGGTGATCCCCGGGCTGACCGACCACGAGGTGCCGGCGATTATGGAGCAAATCGCGCAGGCGGGGGCCAAGCGCGTAGCGTGGGTGATGCTGCGTCTGCCGTACCAGCTCAAGGAGTTATTCCTGGACTGGCTGCAACGGCACGTGCCCGACCGCGCGGCGCGGGTCGAGTCGCTGCTGCGTCAGGCGCATGGCGGGAAGCTCTACAACGCCAAGAAGGGCCAGCGCGGACGCGGCCGGGGCGCGATCGCGGTGAACACGGCCAAGGTGTTTGATGTCTGCTGCCGACGCCACGGGCTCAACCGCGATGTGCGTCCGCTGTCCGGTAAGTCGTTTCGTCGGCCGGAGGTGGGCGGGCAGATGGGGCTGTTTTAG